A DNA window from candidate division KSB1 bacterium contains the following coding sequences:
- a CDS encoding M1 family aminopeptidase, with amino-acid sequence MKAPVITCLLAALALGVRVPPAGAAGKNGLRDPALQRLYRSLRSPAIAQTGWYTDTLRLHLPDFRVTLIAGRLAPLQDSIAGCTGLLFEGQAHVEFHPRDDAEQFQLVRFTKDSVITGTTNHLLLRFPHAGMLQTLLPDTAIFARLPHAPAIFSRPARELADNLQALLLERRGYNLAAHLLRSRLQPVITTQVVCAFSPERDLNPFPPLYIYIYDAAAVEQVAFLQYFHKRVGRPLFTVCSYAVSADSTAPRPALLRYNGWIQLSQNGMLEADMGVNLLLPQQKPPAFHFALAADLEIAWILSEDGDTLSFVREKKEGEVTVFVEQARARGDTLRLLFHYKGELLRRHDNGMYALKDAVFWVPRLGYLQRAHYNIVYKCPPRLRVLTLGHLVRDWEEAGFHLSYYRTHAPAKASTFCLGSFNADTVFIPGLGLPPIEIYSSARHTPGTRKRVAADVANSLYFFASRLGEYRLPVLRVVEVPTFHSQGFPGFVTLSWLGFSGHAQGPREALRSHEIAHQWFGNTLGWATYHDQWLSEAFAEYLGALYVEWVLRDKNHFTEILQAWSNDLLEQGNVGVSIGMQRFGFSKEALRKSEGLRAGPIAMGVRLGQREALDYYMQTYEKGAYVLHMLRWLLRDLDTGDDSRFWNLLADFLRVHRDGEPATRDFQRLAEQHYGAPLTDFFRQWIHHNHVPRYHWRHEIITVPATLPAGLPVARPAPSSGKPEYIVRVHVRQQDVPPDFNMPVPVTVEYADGFTLTRRVQVSHEGGLLEFPAYPARVSRVVFNTGNAVLCRISPN; translated from the coding sequence CCGGACTTCCGCGTGACCTTGATCGCCGGCCGGCTGGCGCCGCTGCAAGACTCCATCGCCGGTTGCACCGGTCTGCTGTTCGAAGGCCAGGCGCACGTGGAATTCCACCCGCGTGACGACGCCGAACAATTTCAACTGGTCCGCTTCACCAAAGACTCCGTCATTACCGGCACCACCAACCACCTGCTGTTGCGCTTTCCGCATGCCGGCATGCTGCAAACCCTGCTGCCGGACACTGCCATCTTCGCCCGTCTGCCGCACGCCCCGGCGATTTTTTCGCGCCCGGCGCGGGAACTGGCGGATAATCTGCAGGCGCTTCTGCTCGAGCGCCGCGGCTACAATCTCGCCGCGCACCTGTTGCGCAGCCGGTTGCAGCCCGTCATTACCACCCAGGTGGTCTGCGCCTTTTCTCCCGAGCGCGACCTGAATCCCTTTCCGCCGTTGTACATTTATATCTATGACGCGGCTGCGGTCGAGCAGGTGGCATTCCTGCAGTATTTTCACAAGCGCGTTGGCCGGCCGCTGTTCACCGTTTGCAGCTACGCGGTCTCCGCGGATTCCACCGCCCCCCGGCCCGCCCTGCTGCGCTACAACGGCTGGATTCAACTCAGCCAAAACGGCATGCTGGAAGCCGACATGGGAGTGAACCTGCTGCTGCCCCAACAAAAACCGCCGGCCTTCCATTTCGCGCTGGCTGCCGATCTGGAGATCGCCTGGATTCTCTCGGAGGACGGCGACACGCTCAGTTTCGTGCGCGAGAAGAAGGAGGGCGAAGTCACGGTCTTTGTTGAACAAGCGCGTGCGCGCGGGGACACCCTGCGGCTGCTGTTCCACTACAAGGGCGAGTTGCTGCGCCGCCACGACAACGGCATGTATGCCCTGAAGGATGCGGTTTTTTGGGTGCCGCGGCTGGGTTACCTGCAGCGGGCGCATTACAACATCGTCTACAAATGCCCGCCGCGTTTGCGGGTGCTGACCCTGGGCCACCTGGTGCGCGATTGGGAGGAAGCGGGCTTTCACCTGAGCTATTATCGCACGCACGCACCGGCCAAAGCCTCGACCTTCTGCCTGGGCAGCTTCAACGCGGACACCGTGTTCATACCGGGTTTGGGGTTGCCGCCCATCGAAATCTACAGCAGTGCACGCCACACCCCCGGCACGCGCAAACGGGTGGCCGCCGATGTGGCCAACAGCCTCTACTTCTTCGCCAGCCGGCTGGGAGAATACCGCCTGCCGGTGCTGCGCGTCGTGGAGGTGCCCACCTTTCACAGCCAGGGCTTTCCCGGTTTCGTCACCCTGTCCTGGCTGGGATTTTCCGGCCATGCCCAGGGCCCGCGCGAAGCGCTGCGCAGCCACGAAATCGCACATCAATGGTTTGGCAACACGCTGGGCTGGGCCACCTATCACGATCAGTGGCTGAGCGAAGCCTTTGCCGAATACCTCGGCGCGCTATATGTGGAATGGGTGTTGCGCGACAAAAATCACTTCACCGAGATTTTGCAGGCCTGGAGCAATGATTTGCTGGAGCAGGGCAACGTCGGCGTGAGCATCGGCATGCAGCGCTTCGGATTCAGCAAGGAGGCTTTGCGCAAGAGTGAGGGCCTGCGCGCCGGTCCCATTGCCATGGGCGTTCGCCTCGGCCAGCGCGAGGCGCTGGACTATTACATGCAAACCTACGAAAAGGGCGCCTACGTTCTGCACATGTTGCGCTGGCTGCTGCGCGATCTTGACACCGGCGACGATTCCCGCTTCTGGAATTTGCTCGCGGACTTTCTTCGCGTGCATCGCGACGGCGAGCCCGCCACCCGCGACTTTCAGCGGCTGGCCGAGCAGCATTATGGCGCGCCGCTCACCGATTTCTTCCGGCAATGGATTCATCACAACCACGTGCCGAGGTATCACTGGCGCCACGAGATCATCACCGTGCCCGCCACCCTGCCGGCCGGACTGCCGGTGGCGCGCCCCGCCCCCTCCTCGGGCAAACCGGAATATATCGTGCGCGTGCACGTACGCCAGCAGGACGTCCCGCCGGATTTCAACATGCCGGTTCCCGTTACGGTGGAATATGCCGACGGCTTCACGCTGACCCGGCGCGTGCAAGTCTCACATGAAGGCGGATTGCTGGAATTTCCCGCCTATCCGGCCAGAGTGAGCCGCGTTGTTTTCAACACCGGCAACGCGGTGCTGTGCCGCATCTCGCCCAATTGA